The sequence gaatcgaccaatggtcgccacctaacctaggaccacggcagcaggcaacaggagtaccacgcggaggccaatggacaccaccatagcagcaacagatgcagccagcaaacaatgtttggaggccacatcacagacccccaggaggcctgccgaaagagcggcggtcatggacactgggcgcggggatgtcggcaccaacgcctgttgttctgctgggtgtgcgggagagttggcgtcaggagcgtcgaatgctgccagcaggcgggaaatgcccagcgatctcagccgcagagaggcgagcgggggtcgcaagatgctactctccaaactaacaggaaagctgatcgaggaggagcagcagttgtccgcagcaatgacgattggtgggggcacATATAAGGCCCCTCggaaagattacgaggatacgacggcaagttaggttggcagacggaagatgtggcggaatcgatgggcagctgcaggtggaaatcgcgttcgggaacaagcgacggagcatgagcctgctgatactaccaggggtagtggattcattggtgttgggatggaactttctaacacaagcCGGTACCCAGATTAAGTGCCAGGAAttctcgaggagaagctatcggtggcagtcgtacaacgggcaagcgaagatgacgacacgacgaaattcctggaggcagagctagcgggtttcagcagcatgaagggaGCGTCAgacatggcagagcatcagatcacgatgaaagacgacaaaccaataaagcagcgatactaccccaagaatccgaaagtttaaggggagatcaatgctaaggtggacgagcttctccaaatgggatacgtagaacactcaacaagcTCATACAgttcccccatcgtgatggttaaaaaaagacgggcaaatggagactATGCGTCGACTTTAGGTAAATCAACGTCAAGTCtataaaggatgcctacccggtgccccgaataaattatattctcgaccaactgagggaagcacggtacatcagcagcttggacctaaaggatgggtactggcaaatcccacacaaggccaacctaaaggaagtgttccgacggctaaaggaggcaaatctatATAGTGACTAGCGAAGAAATAGGCACGGATCCCgaaaaggtagcagccatcgccgaactagaaccaccatcgacagtaagaAAGCTCCAAaagtacctgggcgtagcatcatggtaccgccggtttgtacctcacttcgcaaaattagtcaaacctctcaacgatctgctacgcaagggcaataagTGGGTGTGGACAAAGGAtcatcagacggcgttcgaagaggtgaaggcaagacttgtcgcagaccccgtactgacatgcccggatttcgacaaaccattcatcttgcaaaTTGACgcgagcgactacggcatcggggcaatcttcacccaggaaactgaacgaggcgaaaaggtaatctcttactcaagccgaacgctcaacggcgctgagaagaattactcaacgaccgagaaggagtgcttggcaatcgtctgggcgatccgaaagctcaagccgtgtctggaaggttaccactttaaagaaGTAAGCGACCACATggcgctgaagtggctcaacagaatagaaagcccttcagggaggatcgacagatgggccctggagttgcagcagtatgacttcgaaatagcgtacaggaaaggacaactcaacgtggtggcagacgctttgtcaaggcagccactgccggaaacgcttcgagggatcacggagacgtcggcggcgtaagcttctgcagcatgcagctggattctggaaatgcgcgaaaagataaggacccagccgcaaaagtatccggactacgtgatggaaggtaacaccctgtacaggaatatacctcatagagcgggcagcgaagatgtcgcaacatggaagatgtgcgttccgaaagctctacgggaaacggtgctgaaggagatccacgactcaccggcggctggccgtgtaggaagccgaaagacaaaAGCACGTCTGGCGgcccggtactactggccaggaatgcacagagacgcccgaggCCACGTTCGAGGATGCGAGACATGagattcaagccgaatcagatgcaaatagctgggaaaatgctaacgcaggtgccagaggaaccatgggctacggtatgtgcggacttcgtcggacccctgccgcgttcgaagcatggcaaccaaatgctgctggtattgatagaccggttctccaagtggactgaatttttgccgctgcgaagcgcgacggccgaattcctaaagaaagcttttaaagaacgcataatcgtGAGGTATGAagtccccaaaatagtcatatCGGACAACGGAGTTCAGTTTGCCAGAAAAATTTTCAAGAGTTTTCTGGTCGAAATGGTAGccaagcaacagttcacagctccatacaccccacaggagaacccaactgagagagccaataggacggtgaaaacaatgcgcagttcgcagggcagaaccaaagagactgggacgaaaaatggccggaaatcatgctggcagtaaacacgagcgtttcagaatccacaggttacacaccgtcgttcattacccaaggcagagaaccaagactaccgagcggcctatacgacagagaaaccgtagggaccggacgaccgacagagaccccggaggagaaagcaaacaaactcagagaaatcttcgagattgtaaggcggaacctggagaaagcatcccaggaccaggctaggcattataacctaaggaggaggcaatggacgccaaaggtgggtgacgtcgtgtgggccaaggaacaccacttatcaaaagcggcctAGGGtttcgcagcaaaattggccccaagatacgacgaaccttaccaagtcataggttttgcgtcaccagtaatctgcgaaatacgacacataaacacaaagaaagagcggaccatccacgtaagcgagctgaaacagcaactaacggaaaacacaagcgagcggctacagcaagcagacacaacagacgcaaaacaacattgaaagtacaaggatacctccaaggatgcccaaaggatactacgcaaggagtccaaggatgcCTCCGAGGATGCCCAGAGGAtgctacgaaaggagtccaaggatactacgaaaagagtcAAAGGATACCGCCAAGGATTCCTAAAGGATACTACaaacaaattccaaggatgcctccaaggattcgaaaggggtacgttaagaacacaaagggagcaaACCAGAGCGTCCAAagtctcgattgggactgatcggaggaaagGGAAAAACACGCATTAacagtctgccgaaggaaggtggaagacggcacagagcagagagctgtaccgtagatctgggtagtaagaaggagaggccgaaggaaatagcgggattgaccaaagaggaaggctcggaaccgatGTGTCGTTGaagggagcccaggcttcAGATGAACAATCAAAATCGAACAGCTTTATGAGCACACGTGTGACGAGGAGGGAGGATccagcccggggcaaggatggtcgacaacccggcctacccgaacctcgcggcggatctccgtgcggggcgtccccgacagcgacgtcgagttggtAGAAGACCCGTGGTTGGAGCAGCGGTGATGGCGGCTTCGCAAAGCGGTCAACCGGGCCGACGGccgcatcccgactggcgcgCCGCCCCACGACCAGCTGGATCCCAGTAGCCATGCCGAGTCTGTCGTAGCGGCTAAGTGGGAATTTCGACGGAAGTGCGAGGCGCGAAGGCGGAGCGAGGAGCGGCGAAtaaaggagatggaggagtcgccggagtggcaggcccaactgCGGGCGGCCGAGGAGGTGGATcagcagctgtgggaaaacccaGGGTACCCACCCACGCCAAGGTATGCGCCCAAGCCTTGCATCCCGCCGCCAGAAGTGGCAGAAGACTGGGCGTCCtcacctccgcggtggctgcccgaaatcccgcccacaccgcggtacgaggggtcaccgcagtggacgccagcacgcccacccacgccgaggttcgagcagccaccaacgcagcagcagccactacagcggcagcagctcgaacgcgagcaaccaccaccgcagcaggaGCCACCACAGCGGCAGCAGCTCGAacgcgagcagccaccaccgcagccgCAACTCGAacgcgagcagccaccaccgcagcagcagccaccaccgcagcagcagccaccaccgcagcagcagcgccACGCGAGAGACGCCGGCAGCACGAGACCGATCCGCCGAagcagcaacacatccggGCGGACATACCGGCGGCCCATgtgagccacagcacccggacgttcgCGGCCGAAGGGGTAAGGTGGCGGCAGCAGGCAGTTGTCTGGACctggccggagggacccgcAGAGGAGACGGCGGCAACGGAGGAGCCCCGAATCTGGGAAGAGAGTGatccccgggtgagcccgctggatCCCAGGACCCGCGGCAGACCGGAGCATTGGGCCCCACCGACGacgccaaggacagggccatcGACGCCAAGGCCAACAGGAAGCGCGACGGTAACCGCGGAGCCAGATGAGCCGCTGGAGCGAGGAAcctgggtgtggcctgagcccgtggaaGGCGGCCGacctccgctcaagcggcagcactcggcgcccgaagtgtccgaggtggtggcacggccgaaattgtcgcggacggtgtcggcgctGGAAAGCCGGCGATGGCGATAGATCGGAGCACgagtggcccgaagggatcgcggaggcaccggCGGTGAaggaggctcgcatcctgggcggcaggcgcagcgtgcgcgtatggagagaggggcgcgcgttccgcgtccgtttggggctggcgggcacgagagtgttcgaggagcggcCAAATAAAGTTGAATAAAAGAAACAAAACGGAGTTTGAAAGCCGGCATAGgacgggaaacgcggctgaaacaggggccagaaggAAGGGGCATACATTGCAGCTCCGGCATCCTGAAATTCACGttgggttaatacaggaagcagccaaacgACACCAAAATACTCACCTGCGGCGAAGCAAAttcgaagtcctctccgcacccgctctaAGGTGTTGCCAGCATGgagccaggctcagccggctgaggacgattgaagggcgagagagagagacgagagtCGAGAGAGGTCGTATGGAGAGAGgaaggatgaaatagaaaggagtgaggaaatgcgaaaacttacctagaatgttgcaaaatcaccatgagccagggaagggggcgcctcgataggcgatcgattggcattggacgatagtgcgatcgatgggcacacgaaaatggaaacatcggccaaggtggaaatatcgcaccGAGCAGGTGTCAACGCCGCACCATCGGTATCGATATTCGcagaaacatcgatcacgcacgaccaggcggaggaaacaataaaaggagtagaacgcagcaatgagcagcgagctggggatcgatagcccacgagtatcgatgtcccagtcgAAACACGGGAAATagcggcgcgggagatttaaagttgctacgaggaggatgaccagcgctgtagaaactcaagggagttaagagcgtcgagggagcatcgagggagcaacgagggagcgccgcgggaatcacaaggactcgaaggctaggatatgcaaggaaacgccggagagtagaaacaagttttaaatgtttcccgaagtaaggggggaatgtgaggagtttattaactccccacaaatagaagcagcagcagatggccggccgcttaccagatacgcggcgaattcgcatagtaacggcgcggcgagaagagacttggatggagaacgagagagtttggagaccaaggatggagagcaggagagtttggagacctaggatggagagcgagagagtttggggaccaaggatggagagcgagagagtttggagaccaaggatggagttagggaaataacggttcccggaggccctatataaggccgcagagcgctggcagctggatcagtcgatcacaaggagtcaaaccgtcagaTCACTTAGATACCAAAGTGagcaatcaaacaaccagataatttacaagggagcaacagcaagtcgagtcgccagagaagcagcgccgtgggagcccacaaggagcaagattgctacgtcgagacgttcgagATTGGGATAAGAGGAAcatccgaattgagacgcaggtagctaaggtccagagggcatcacacggctaggtcaaggccgTCGATTAACCttatccacaaagtcctggcgttacgcctggagagagtataacaagccagaggggagagcggtcgatcggtacggtctcgagtggaattgtccaggagagccctacagattcgacttgcgaggtcccggaccggcgtgcccgaaccccaaGTATAACAaaccagaagggagagcggtcgatcggtacggtctcgagtggaattgtccaggagagccctgcgGATTCGAGGTCCCGTAGCGGCGttcccgaaccccgagtaaaAAAAGCCacgcaaaagggtgaggctagggtggaacgttcgtttacactaggcgtggaagcgaagtaaagtgcgaggcagcttcctggcgttccgccttgactgtccgcgcgggctgagcggaaaccccagtgggaccatccgggacagagcaagggacaggcggcggtgtgtcgaaaggagcgatcctggagagcgcagcttctgttcactctagtctgagaacggtgacgcttccctaagcccgtacggctgatccccctcgcgagtccgagtcgttaccagcagtcaccaagtcacgcgtaaGGAGCGAGCAGagagcgagcgtcttcaggaagctgcgagtatcttcagggagttgcgaggatcttcagggagctgcgaggatcttcagggagctacaggactggagcacagagtcgtcaaggcgagaggtcgtcgagtcaatcaggaccgtcggaagtaccgaaggtcacaagcgacgagtcaaggccaaccaagctaccaagacatttgtaataatatacccgcaataaacccaatacgaacccgtgaattctgtgctttcccactgagctactgggcgatcatgttaatataaatttggcggaacgaacacacaatatactgagctagccgcacgaatcttgtagcgagcagaccacaaaaaacagttcgttacatctggcgcccaacgtgattgtcccagcagtgaaagcaactTAAACAGAATGGAGAAGAAGTGGAACTACCGGCTTAAAAAGGAGAACTTCGacaatgtcgcacagaggcttaatgtcaccCTGGCCGGCCGATTAGAAAACATGAGAAAGGCATTATCCGAGTATTACTCAGATAATGAAAaatgacccacaactcgttgaACTCTGGGCCGTTTTGGAAGCTACATTccacgacaaagccggccCGAGCATCACATTAACGAACgccgaaggggacaacttagtggcaagcctgagcgttgacaacctaCAAAAGGAGGCAAACAGGAGAGGATCAAGCCTAGACAGGAAAAtaacagcgctgatctcgagacccagtcagtcagactatgcaaggatcgctaaacaggtccgcgaatggtcgttcaggttcgacggggcggaaaagccgttcgagttcctggagcaggtggaatggtccgccaacacatacggcttggagttagacatgattccccgagcgatgcctgAATTGCTGAAGGGAAGGGCTCTGAAGTGGtttatcgccaacaacaaacaatgcaaaacatgggcggagttcatagatagtttccacacatactttctaccgagagacttcttcaccaggctggcggatcaggtcaggcaacggaagcagggcttcagcgagtcgttcaaagactacatgatcgacgtGCAggcgatggtgaggccacttaattattccgctaaagagaccctaaggatcatcaagaatcttcctaagggcatacaaagtgtcagacgtggacacgctgatgatattagcagacgagtatgaagaactcgaaaaggagcgggaagcgttcgcgcaggaaaacaaattcttaaagaccaagtcggcatcgccagcgcaggtaacatgcagaagaggcgaagagacaggaatccAGGAGACACGGGGAATCGACCAATGGTTGCCACCTAACCTAGgaccac is a genomic window of Drosophila suzukii unplaced genomic scaffold, CBGP_Dsuzu_IsoJpt1.0 scf_6, whole genome shotgun sequence containing:
- the LOC139355020 gene encoding protein CDV3 homolog — protein: MRFKPNQMQIAGKMLTQVPEEPWATYKDTSKDAQRILRKESKDASEDAQRMLRKESKDTTKRVKGYRQGFLKDTTNKFQGCLQGFERATNAAAATTAAAARTRATTTAAGATTAAAARTRAATTAAATRTRAATTAAAATTAAAATTAAAAPRERRRQHETDPPKQQHIRADIPAAHVSHSTRTFAAEGVRWRQQAVVWTWPEGPAEETAATEEPRIWEESDPRVSPLDPRTRGRPEHWAPPTTPRTGPSTPRPTGSATVTAEPDEPLERGTWVWPEPVEGGRPPLKRQHSAPEVSEVVARPKLSRTVSALESRRWR